From a region of the Candidatus Rhabdochlamydia porcellionis genome:
- the rpsC gene encoding 30S ribosomal protein S3 has product MGQKTSPIGFRLIRNKRWLSLWYANKQEFGDLLGEDDRIRKHLMKKSCCVGTSRIIIRRMSGKVEVTIHTARPGLVIGKKAAELDILKQELRKLTGKEIWVEVEEIKRPDLEAQLVAENIARQLERRIPFRRIMKKAMQATMDAGAIGIKVQISGRIGGAEIARVEWYILGSVPLHTLRADIDYAIARAETTYGSIGIKVCINKGEDEINRSKVVGG; this is encoded by the coding sequence ATGGGTCAAAAGACATCGCCGATTGGGTTTAGATTAATTAGAAATAAGAGATGGCTTTCTCTTTGGTATGCCAACAAGCAAGAGTTTGGTGATTTACTAGGAGAAGATGATAGGATTCGTAAGCATTTGATGAAAAAGTCCTGTTGCGTAGGTACTTCTAGAATCATTATTAGAAGAATGAGTGGTAAAGTAGAAGTGACTATTCATACGGCGCGCCCAGGCTTGGTTATTGGGAAAAAAGCTGCAGAACTCGATATCTTGAAGCAAGAGTTAAGAAAGTTAACAGGGAAAGAAATTTGGGTCGAAGTTGAAGAAATTAAAAGACCAGATCTTGAAGCGCAGCTTGTAGCTGAAAATATAGCTAGACAATTAGAGCGTCGAATCCCTTTTAGAAGAATTATGAAAAAAGCTATGCAGGCTACTATGGATGCAGGAGCTATTGGGATTAAAGTGCAAATTTCAGGGCGTATTGGTGGTGCTGAAATTGCTCGTGTAGAGTGGTATATATTAGGGAGTGTTCCTTTACATACACTGCGAGCTGATATTGATTATGCAATAGCCAGAGCAGAAACCACTTATGGTTCTATTGGAATCAAAGTATGCATTAATAAAGGCGAAGATGAGATAAATCGATCAAAAGTAGTAGGAGGCTAA
- the rplP gene encoding 50S ribosomal protein L16, with the protein MALMPVRTKHRKTQKGSRSGLSKSGNFIEFGEFGMKVLERGDIKANQIEACRVAINRHFQRRGQVWIRIFPHKPVTRKPAETRMGKGKGAVDHWVAAVQPGRILFEVAGVSKTDAQDALKRAAAKLGLRTRFVERVERV; encoded by the coding sequence ATGGCCTTAATGCCTGTTCGTACAAAACATAGAAAAACTCAGAAAGGCAGTCGTTCTGGCTTAAGTAAAAGTGGTAATTTTATAGAATTTGGTGAGTTTGGGATGAAAGTTCTCGAAAGAGGAGACATAAAAGCTAATCAAATTGAAGCTTGTAGAGTTGCTATCAATCGACACTTTCAACGCCGTGGCCAAGTTTGGATTCGAATTTTTCCACATAAGCCTGTAACAAGAAAACCAGCTGAAACCCGTATGGGAAAAGGAAAAGGTGCAGTAGATCATTGGGTAGCAGCTGTTCAACCTGGTAGAATATTGTTTGAAGTAGCTGGAGTATCTAAAACAGATGCCCAAGATGCATTAAAAAGAGCAGCAGCTAAATTAGGACTTCGTACTAGATTTGTTGAACGAGTAGAACGAGTATAA
- the rpmC gene encoding 50S ribosomal protein L29 yields MPKAKELRDQSREELQALYADLSKEIFELRNELKTTRKLEKPHLIRLKKRDKARVLTILQEKKA; encoded by the coding sequence ATGCCAAAAGCAAAAGAATTAAGAGATCAATCAAGAGAAGAATTACAAGCTCTTTATGCCGATTTATCTAAAGAGATTTTCGAGCTGCGTAACGAGTTGAAGACAACACGTAAATTGGAAAAACCTCATTTAATTCGATTAAAAAAAAGAGATAAAGCAAGAGTCTTGACAATCCTTCAAGAGAAAAAGGCGTAA
- the rpsQ gene encoding 30S ribosomal protein S17 has protein sequence MEKQADQEYNTKRKVREGVVVSNKMQKTVKVRVDRTFKHPNFNKVITRGKIYYAHVEEGVVEIGKLVKIIETRPLSKLKRWRVLQVL, from the coding sequence ATGGAAAAACAAGCAGATCAAGAATACAACACAAAGCGTAAAGTTAGAGAGGGTGTGGTTGTTTCTAATAAGATGCAAAAGACCGTTAAGGTTCGTGTAGATCGTACATTTAAGCACCCTAATTTTAATAAGGTGATTACACGCGGTAAAATTTATTACGCTCACGTTGAAGAGGGGGTAGTTGAGATCGGAAAACTTGTTAAGATTATTGAAACGCGTCCTCTTTCAAAGTTGAAAAGATGGCGTGTATTGCAAGTGCTTTGA
- the rplN gene encoding 50S ribosomal protein L14 codes for MIQEETELEVADNTGAKRVRCFRIIKKGSKRPRAGVGDVIICAVKEADPKGTVKKGKVVKAVIVRTCSSISRKDGSQLSFFDNSCVIIDDKGNPQGTRIFGPIAREVRERGYIKITSLAPEVI; via the coding sequence ATGATTCAAGAAGAAACCGAATTAGAAGTAGCAGATAACACCGGTGCTAAACGTGTGCGTTGTTTTAGAATTATAAAAAAAGGTTCTAAGCGTCCTCGTGCGGGTGTAGGCGATGTAATTATTTGCGCTGTAAAAGAAGCTGATCCTAAAGGGACCGTTAAAAAAGGTAAAGTAGTTAAAGCTGTCATTGTTAGAACATGCAGTAGCATTTCTCGTAAAGATGGAAGCCAACTATCTTTTTTTGATAATAGCTGTGTAATTATTGATGACAAGGGAAATCCTCAGGGGACACGTATTTTTGGTCCTATTGCACGTGAAGTGCGTGAAAGAGGTTATATTAAAATTACCTCATTAGCACCAGAAGTGATTTAA
- the rplX gene encoding 50S ribosomal protein L24, whose amino-acid sequence MSKWIKKGDTVVVISGNDKGKSGEVISRNKERVLVQGVNLRKKHAKRQTKAPGAGIIEIETPIHISNVSLCNKENQPVKIKVRFAANGAKELFYLEEDKQIKFRQVKKHS is encoded by the coding sequence ATGAGCAAGTGGATTAAGAAAGGTGATACTGTTGTTGTAATTTCAGGCAACGACAAAGGAAAGTCAGGTGAAGTGATTTCTCGAAATAAAGAGCGAGTCTTAGTACAAGGGGTGAATCTTCGTAAGAAGCATGCTAAGCGTCAAACAAAAGCTCCAGGTGCTGGAATTATCGAAATTGAAACACCTATTCATATTTCCAATGTCTCTTTATGCAATAAAGAAAATCAGCCAGTGAAGATCAAAGTACGCTTTGCAGCTAATGGAGCTAAAGAGCTATTTTATTTGGAAGAGGATAAGCAAATTAAATTTCGCCAGGTTAAAAAACATTCATAA
- the rplE gene encoding 50S ribosomal protein L5, whose translation MSRLHKRYKEVVKKELQNKFKYSNLMLIPQLKKIVISMGIAEASKDKNAMQACVKEMALLSGQKPILTKSRRAIANFKLRESQSIGVKVTLRKKRMYDFLDRFCHIVSPRIRDFRGFNPKCDGRGSYSLGIQEQQIFPEIILDEIKKTQGMNITFVTSAETDEECLELLTSLGLPFKTAE comes from the coding sequence ATGTCTAGATTACATAAACGCTATAAAGAAGTTGTAAAAAAAGAACTGCAAAACAAGTTTAAGTATTCCAACTTAATGCTTATTCCTCAATTAAAAAAAATTGTAATTAGTATGGGGATAGCAGAAGCTTCTAAAGATAAAAATGCAATGCAAGCTTGTGTCAAGGAAATGGCATTGTTATCAGGACAAAAGCCGATTTTGACAAAATCACGTCGAGCAATTGCCAATTTTAAACTACGTGAAAGTCAATCAATTGGGGTAAAGGTTACTCTTAGAAAAAAGAGAATGTATGATTTCCTTGATCGGTTTTGTCACATTGTTTCTCCTCGTATTCGAGATTTTCGTGGCTTTAACCCTAAGTGCGATGGTAGAGGAAGCTATTCTTTAGGGATTCAAGAGCAGCAAATTTTCCCAGAGATTATCTTAGATGAGATAAAGAAAACGCAAGGAATGAATATCACATTTGTGACGTCCGCAGAAACTGATGAAGAGTGTCTCGAGCTATTAACATCACTTGGACTTCCATTTAAAACAGCAGAATAA
- the rpsH gene encoding 30S ribosomal protein S8 → MSLSDPIADLLTRIRNAKSARHRFVIFRPSKVKLAVIKVLQENGFVGECLVNEEKREARLFLKYANGREPVLKGLKRMSSPSARQYVGYLEIPIVYGGMGVAIVSTSKGIRDGKAARRDRLGGELLCVVW, encoded by the coding sequence ATGTCATTAAGTGATCCAATTGCAGATTTGCTAACAAGAATTCGTAATGCAAAAAGTGCTCGTCATCGCTTTGTCATTTTCAGACCCAGTAAAGTAAAACTAGCGGTTATAAAAGTATTGCAAGAGAATGGATTTGTTGGGGAGTGCCTTGTTAATGAAGAAAAAAGAGAAGCAAGACTTTTTTTAAAATATGCTAACGGAAGAGAGCCTGTGTTGAAAGGTTTAAAACGCATGTCTTCTCCTTCTGCAAGGCAATACGTTGGTTATCTTGAAATTCCCATTGTTTACGGTGGAATGGGAGTTGCAATTGTGTCTACTTCTAAAGGTATTCGCGATGGTAAAGCCGCTCGAAGAGATCGACTTGGCGGTGAGTTATTATGTGTGGTTTGGTAA
- the rplF gene encoding 50S ribosomal protein L6, which yields MSRLGKMPISLAGKKIDIKIQNGRIEVKGPKGELSIPAVKGILVKIENDYLFVLKDEQIEVHNKDYGLARALINNMITGVSAGFEKRLKLEGVGYRAQIKGNMLDLQIGRSHPTELLIPEGIKVTVEKGVLIIIEGINKFLVGHFAAEIRAEKKPEPYKGKGIRYEKEHVRKKAGKAAKGKTG from the coding sequence ATGTCGCGTCTTGGGAAAATGCCAATCTCACTTGCCGGGAAAAAAATAGATATTAAGATCCAAAATGGGCGAATTGAAGTAAAAGGCCCTAAAGGTGAATTATCCATCCCCGCAGTCAAAGGGATTTTGGTAAAGATAGAAAACGATTATTTATTTGTCTTAAAAGATGAGCAAATAGAAGTACACAACAAAGATTATGGTTTAGCCAGAGCTTTGATTAATAATATGATTACAGGTGTAAGCGCTGGATTTGAAAAAAGATTAAAGCTAGAAGGTGTTGGGTATCGTGCTCAGATTAAAGGTAATATGCTTGATTTACAAATTGGACGCTCTCATCCCACAGAGCTTTTAATTCCTGAAGGAATTAAAGTAACAGTGGAAAAAGGAGTATTAATTATTATTGAAGGAATAAATAAGTTTCTCGTAGGACATTTTGCTGCTGAAATACGAGCAGAAAAAAAACCTGAACCTTATAAGGGTAAAGGAATTCGCTATGAGAAAGAGCATGTACGTAAAAAGGCTGGTAAGGCAGCAAAGGGAAAAACAGGTTAA
- the rplR gene encoding 50S ribosomal protein L18, which yields MLNELQSRNTKRKRRSLRIRKQVRGSSDKPRLSVFKSLKHICAQLIDDEKGVTLASASTYTPLLRQKNLGKKSKQAAREVGILLANAAKQKNIQSVVFDRGHHKYHGLLAELADAARQSGLQF from the coding sequence ATGCTTAATGAATTACAAAGTCGAAATACAAAAAGAAAAAGGCGAAGTTTGCGTATCAGAAAACAGGTGCGCGGTTCTAGTGATAAGCCTCGACTTTCTGTATTTAAATCGCTGAAACACATTTGTGCACAGTTAATTGATGATGAAAAAGGGGTTACTCTTGCAAGCGCAAGCACATATACACCGCTTTTACGTCAAAAGAATTTGGGTAAAAAAAGTAAACAAGCTGCACGAGAAGTGGGTATTTTATTAGCAAATGCTGCTAAGCAAAAAAATATTCAAAGTGTTGTATTCGATCGTGGCCATCATAAATACCATGGATTGCTAGCAGAACTTGCAGATGCTGCACGTCAGTCAGGGTTACAATTTTAA
- the rpsE gene encoding 30S ribosomal protein S5 → MEQNKRRAEEFGTEFEEKVLYVNRCCKAVKGGKKFSFSALVLVGDRQGRVGFGFAKANEVSDAIRKATGFARENILTFEMEGFTIPHEILVHWDGCIVLLKPARDGIGVIAGSKVRSVLELAGVKDVVAKIYGSNNPLNQVQATFAALERLVNRQKNLENRGLAS, encoded by the coding sequence ATGGAACAAAATAAAAGACGCGCTGAAGAATTTGGAACGGAATTTGAAGAAAAAGTTCTGTACGTTAATCGTTGTTGTAAAGCGGTAAAAGGCGGAAAGAAATTTAGCTTTTCTGCGTTAGTTCTTGTAGGCGATAGACAAGGTAGAGTTGGTTTTGGCTTTGCTAAAGCAAATGAAGTATCAGACGCTATTCGTAAAGCAACAGGATTTGCCCGTGAAAACATTCTTACGTTTGAAATGGAAGGGTTTACAATTCCGCACGAAATTTTAGTGCATTGGGACGGTTGCATAGTTCTATTGAAACCAGCTCGAGATGGAATAGGTGTTATTGCAGGTTCAAAGGTCCGTTCTGTGTTAGAGCTTGCCGGGGTAAAGGATGTAGTTGCAAAAATCTATGGATCTAATAATCCTTTAAACCAAGTGCAAGCAACATTTGCCGCTCTGGAGCGCCTTGTAAATCGTCAAAAAAATCTAGAAAATAGAGGTTTAGCATCATGA
- the rplO gene encoding 50S ribosomal protein L15, producing the protein MITLSQLANTHRPKKKVQRVGRGVGSKRGKTCGRGNKGDKARQGYKYRFGHEGGQIPLYKKLPTKGFTNGRFASYVFAINLQMIDKLYQDGEIVSLNTLQEKGIAPRRVSGGLKILSNGDLTKKVSIEARFFSQATEEKLKRQGISYQKITS; encoded by the coding sequence ATGATTACTTTATCGCAATTAGCTAATACTCACAGACCTAAGAAAAAAGTGCAAAGAGTAGGGCGAGGAGTTGGTTCAAAAAGAGGAAAAACCTGCGGTCGTGGTAATAAAGGCGATAAGGCTCGTCAAGGTTATAAGTATCGTTTTGGACATGAGGGGGGGCAAATTCCTTTATATAAAAAGCTACCTACTAAAGGTTTTACCAATGGGCGCTTTGCCTCTTATGTATTTGCAATTAATCTGCAAATGATCGACAAGTTATACCAAGATGGAGAAATAGTTAGTTTAAATACTTTGCAAGAGAAAGGTATTGCCCCTCGTAGAGTTTCCGGGGGATTAAAAATCTTATCCAATGGAGATCTAACTAAAAAAGTTAGCATTGAAGCACGTTTCTTTTCTCAAGCAACAGAAGAGAAGTTGAAAAGACAAGGTATTTCTTATCAAAAAATAACAAGCTAA
- the secY gene encoding preprotein translocase subunit SecY yields the protein MAKIAKLLVIPDLRKKIFFTFLMLIACRIGSYIPVPGINGELAVQLFRSTAGSSQNLFQLMDIFSGGAFAQMTVIALGVMPYISSSIIMQLVMALVPTMQREIKENPESGKRKLGRWTRTLTLFLAFFQSGLFGRFAVQLNTGTPGIIASEVMDVQFLGIPWLFYLIIMITMTTGTILLMWIGEQITEKGIGNGISLIITVGILSSLPSTLGSVIRQLNLDSQEPGQLTFSSLVILFIVFVLIIVGTILIIQGQRKIPLQYARRVVGRHEVQGGGNAYIPLKINYAGVIPVIFASSLLMFPATIGQFIGANSWIGRCASAISPGSWLYMVIFVMLIIFFTYFWTATQFHPEQIASDMKKNGAFIPGIKQGRSTQDYLELTMNRVTFAGAIFLSMIAILPTIIGKLLHVDASITYFFGGTSLLILVGVILDTSKQIESHLLMKRYEGFMKRSRLKGR from the coding sequence ATTGCAAAAATAGCTAAATTGCTTGTTATACCTGATCTTAGAAAAAAGATTTTCTTTACTTTTCTTATGTTGATTGCCTGCCGCATAGGTTCTTATATACCTGTGCCAGGTATTAATGGAGAGTTAGCCGTACAGCTTTTTCGCAGTACAGCAGGTAGCAGCCAAAATCTTTTTCAGCTAATGGATATATTTTCCGGGGGAGCTTTTGCTCAAATGACTGTGATTGCTCTAGGGGTAATGCCGTACATATCTTCTTCTATCATTATGCAGTTAGTGATGGCGCTTGTTCCTACCATGCAAAGGGAAATCAAAGAAAATCCAGAAAGCGGAAAGCGTAAATTAGGACGCTGGACACGTACTCTTACTTTGTTTTTAGCATTTTTTCAATCAGGGTTATTTGGAAGATTTGCTGTGCAATTAAACACAGGAACGCCTGGAATTATTGCAAGTGAGGTTATGGATGTACAGTTTTTAGGAATTCCTTGGTTGTTTTATTTAATTATAATGATAACCATGACCACTGGAACTATTCTTTTAATGTGGATTGGTGAGCAGATTACAGAAAAAGGGATTGGTAATGGAATTAGTTTAATTATTACCGTTGGGATTCTTTCTTCTTTACCGAGTACTTTGGGTTCTGTAATACGTCAACTCAATTTAGATTCTCAAGAACCAGGACAGCTTACTTTTTCCTCATTAGTTATTTTATTTATTGTTTTTGTTCTTATCATAGTAGGGACTATTTTAATTATTCAGGGTCAAAGGAAGATCCCTCTTCAATATGCTAGACGAGTTGTAGGAAGGCATGAAGTGCAAGGGGGAGGGAATGCATATATTCCTTTGAAAATAAACTATGCTGGAGTGATCCCTGTGATTTTTGCTTCTTCATTGTTAATGTTTCCTGCTACAATTGGGCAATTTATAGGAGCCAATTCTTGGATTGGAAGATGTGCAAGTGCTATTTCACCAGGTAGCTGGTTATATATGGTTATCTTTGTAATGCTTATTATCTTTTTCACCTATTTTTGGACTGCAACTCAGTTTCATCCAGAACAAATCGCGTCTGATATGAAAAAGAATGGAGCTTTTATTCCTGGGATTAAGCAAGGAAGATCTACTCAAGATTACTTAGAATTAACGATGAATAGAGTTACATTTGCAGGAGCTATTTTCCTTTCAATGATTGCAATTTTACCAACAATTATTGGAAAGCTATTACATGTAGACGCAAGTATCACATATTTTTTTGGAGGGACTTCCTTGCTTATTCTCGTAGGTGTTATTTTAGACACCTCTAAGCAAATAGAATCCCACTTATTAATGAAACGCTATGAAGGGTTTATGAAGAGAAGTCGACTAAAAGGAAGATAG
- the rpsM gene encoding 30S ribosomal protein S13 — MPRVIGVDIPDNKRLEISLTYVYGVGREISKGICKELGLDPNMRAHRLTQDEIAKINAKLQSDYIVEGDLRRQVQGNIKRLISIHCYRGMRHRLGLPVRGQRTRSNARTRKGKRKTVANKKK, encoded by the coding sequence ATGCCTAGAGTAATTGGAGTCGATATCCCAGATAATAAGCGGCTAGAAATTAGCTTGACATACGTTTATGGTGTTGGTCGTGAGATATCAAAAGGAATTTGCAAGGAACTAGGACTAGATCCTAATATGAGAGCGCATCGTTTAACACAAGATGAAATTGCAAAAATTAATGCTAAATTGCAATCCGACTACATAGTTGAAGGGGATCTTCGTCGCCAAGTTCAAGGGAATATTAAAAGATTAATTAGTATTCATTGCTATCGAGGAATGAGGCATCGTCTAGGTCTTCCTGTTCGTGGCCAACGTACACGTTCTAATGCGCGTACTAGAAAAGGAAAGAGAAAAACAGTTGCGAACAAAAAGAAATAG
- the rpsK gene encoding 30S ribosomal protein S11, with protein sequence MVKKPTIVKNKKKTHRNVSSGIAHVSATFSNTIISITDLAGNTITSSSAGRVGYTGSRKSSAFAANMAAEDAAKRAITISGMKEVEVNLCGPGTGRESAVKGLRGGGLEVTFIRDVTPISHNGCRAPKRRRV encoded by the coding sequence ATGGTAAAAAAACCAACTATTGTTAAAAATAAAAAAAAGACGCATCGCAATGTCTCATCAGGTATTGCTCATGTTTCAGCAACTTTTAGTAATACAATTATTTCTATCACTGATTTAGCAGGTAATACAATTACTTCTTCTTCTGCTGGTAGGGTTGGGTATACAGGTTCTCGTAAATCGTCTGCTTTTGCAGCAAACATGGCAGCAGAAGATGCTGCAAAGCGAGCGATTACAATTAGCGGGATGAAAGAAGTGGAAGTAAATCTTTGCGGACCTGGTACAGGAAGAGAATCTGCTGTAAAAGGATTGCGCGGTGGTGGATTAGAAGTTACATTTATTAGAGATGTAACTCCTATATCTCACAACGGATGTCGTGCACCTAAAAGACGAAGGGTATAA
- a CDS encoding DNA-directed RNA polymerase subunit alpha: MAIKYGKFELPSKIKLDETSRSKTFARFIAEPFERGFGHTVGNALRRIMLSSLEAPAIVSVRIEDVPHEYMAVDGVIEDMTTIVLNFKNALLRKLPTDEELESRELKQVSRMLDVTSEMLEKNNGQYAVTLHDLLGESEFDIFNPELVIFTVTKPMMRKIDLKIAIGRGYVPAERHQIQENMVDEILLDSAFSPVRLVNYFVENTRIGQDTDFDRLILEVTTDGRISPEEALTFATQIGILHFEVFDELNVDVLSFDQGEIKLNTDKDALMAKLALKINEIELSVRSSNCLSLACIDTIAELVVMPEPELLRFRNFGKKSLNEIKDKLKGMGLWLGMTKEDLGMDLHKDNVKEVVQEYLSKKAGHQT; this comes from the coding sequence ATGGCCATTAAATATGGCAAATTTGAGTTGCCGTCAAAGATTAAGCTTGATGAAACGAGCCGTTCCAAGACATTTGCTCGTTTTATTGCAGAGCCGTTTGAAAGAGGTTTTGGACACACTGTTGGGAATGCTTTGCGCAGAATCATGCTCAGCTCCTTAGAAGCTCCTGCTATTGTTTCCGTGCGTATCGAAGATGTTCCTCATGAATATATGGCAGTTGATGGCGTAATAGAAGATATGACAACAATTGTGTTAAATTTTAAAAACGCTCTTTTACGCAAATTACCAACAGATGAAGAGCTAGAATCTCGTGAGTTAAAACAGGTTTCCAGAATGCTGGATGTTACGTCAGAAATGCTTGAAAAAAACAATGGTCAATATGCAGTAACTTTACACGATTTGTTAGGAGAGTCTGAGTTTGATATATTTAATCCAGAATTGGTGATTTTTACAGTCACAAAACCAATGATGCGTAAAATTGACTTGAAAATAGCAATTGGTCGTGGATATGTGCCTGCTGAAAGACATCAGATACAAGAAAACATGGTGGATGAAATTTTGCTAGATTCTGCTTTTTCTCCTGTAAGATTGGTAAATTACTTTGTAGAAAATACACGTATAGGTCAAGACACAGACTTTGATCGTTTGATTTTGGAAGTGACTACAGATGGACGTATTTCTCCTGAAGAAGCACTTACCTTTGCAACCCAAATTGGAATTTTGCATTTTGAAGTTTTTGATGAATTAAATGTAGATGTCTTAAGTTTTGATCAGGGAGAGATTAAGCTCAATACAGATAAAGATGCTCTGATGGCTAAGCTTGCATTAAAAATTAATGAAATTGAGCTTTCTGTGCGCTCAAGTAATTGTCTTTCTTTAGCTTGTATTGATACAATTGCAGAATTGGTCGTTATGCCAGAACCTGAGCTTTTAAGATTTAGAAATTTTGGAAAAAAATCTCTAAATGAAATTAAAGATAAACTAAAAGGAATGGGCCTTTGGCTAGGAATGACTAAAGAAGATCTTGGCATGGATCTTCATAAAGATAACGTTAAAGAAGTTGTACAGGAATACTTAAGTAAAAAGGCAGGACATCAAACATGA
- the rplQ gene encoding 50S ribosomal protein L17, giving the protein MRHRKHTFKIGRTASHRRCMIANMVKSLIVHGRIRTTERKASELKRHADHVVTLAKSNTLANKRKIIGDLMIRYNSLTAKEARAAKAGDTSSYNTDRKVIGKLDELAKRFANRNGGFTRVLKEGYRVGDGASLCYIEYLSE; this is encoded by the coding sequence ATGAGACATCGCAAACATACCTTTAAAATAGGGCGAACTGCAAGTCATCGCCGCTGTATGATTGCTAATATGGTTAAATCTTTAATTGTACATGGCCGGATTAGAACAACAGAACGTAAAGCTTCTGAGCTTAAAAGGCATGCGGACCATGTTGTAACTTTAGCTAAATCAAATACTTTGGCTAATAAACGTAAGATCATTGGGGATTTAATGATCCGTTACAACTCATTAACCGCTAAGGAAGCAAGAGCTGCTAAGGCAGGAGATACTTCTTCTTATAACACAGATCGTAAAGTGATAGGCAAGCTAGATGAGCTTGCAAAAAGATTTGCTAATCGAAACGGTGGATTTACACGCGTTCTAAAAGAAGGATATCGTGTAGGTGATGGAGCCTCCCTCTGTTATATTGAGTACCTTTCTGAATAA
- the gap gene encoding type I glyceraldehyde-3-phosphate dehydrogenase: MSIRVGINGFGRIGRLILRIISEKCPDIDVVAINDLVSPEDLAYLLKYDSVHHTFPLSVTADDKHINVNKKKILIFSEREPEKLSWKDLKVDYVIESTGHFTDLESANKHRKAGAKRVIISAPAKGEVPTFVMGVNQENYNPSKDFIVSNASCTTNCLAPLTKILLDHFGIEEGLMTTVHAMTATQHTVDGPSRKDRRGGRAASMNIIPSSTGAAKAVALCLPKVKGKLTGMALRVPVIDVSVVDLTVRLTKATSYEEICAVIQKEARGPMKGIVTYCDEDVVSSDFIGHPSSCIFDRHAGIKLNSHFYKLIAWYDNEMGYSHRVVDLLRYMVSKET; encoded by the coding sequence ATGTCAATTCGAGTTGGTATTAATGGGTTTGGAAGAATTGGTCGCCTTATACTAAGGATTATTAGTGAAAAGTGTCCAGATATCGATGTTGTTGCAATCAATGATCTTGTTTCACCTGAAGATTTGGCTTATTTATTAAAGTATGATTCTGTTCACCACACTTTCCCTCTCTCTGTTACCGCAGATGATAAGCATATAAATGTAAATAAAAAAAAGATTTTAATTTTTTCTGAAAGAGAACCTGAGAAGCTTTCTTGGAAAGATTTAAAAGTAGATTATGTTATTGAATCAACGGGTCATTTTACTGATTTAGAGTCAGCGAATAAGCATAGAAAAGCTGGTGCTAAAAGAGTCATTATTTCTGCTCCTGCAAAAGGGGAAGTTCCTACTTTTGTAATGGGAGTTAATCAAGAAAATTATAATCCTAGTAAGGATTTTATTGTTTCTAATGCCTCTTGTACAACAAACTGTCTAGCGCCTTTAACCAAAATATTACTTGATCATTTTGGAATAGAAGAAGGTCTAATGACCACTGTACATGCTATGACAGCTACACAACATACAGTAGATGGGCCTTCTAGAAAAGATCGAAGAGGAGGTCGAGCTGCAAGTATGAATATTATTCCTTCATCTACGGGCGCAGCAAAAGCAGTGGCACTTTGTTTGCCTAAAGTAAAAGGCAAATTAACAGGGATGGCACTGCGTGTTCCTGTGATTGATGTCTCTGTTGTCGATCTTACAGTAAGACTTACCAAAGCTACATCGTATGAGGAAATCTGTGCTGTTATTCAAAAAGAAGCAAGAGGCCCTATGAAGGGCATTGTTACCTATTGTGATGAAGATGTTGTTTCTTCTGACTTTATTGGACACCCCTCTTCTTGTATCTTTGATAGACACGCAGGAATAAAATTAAATTCTCATTTTTATAAATTAATTGCTTGGTATGATAATGAAATGGGATACTCACATCGAGTCGTAGATTTGCTGCGATATATGGTATCCAAAGAGACCTAA